The Cydia amplana chromosome 11, ilCydAmpl1.1, whole genome shotgun sequence genome includes a region encoding these proteins:
- the LOC134652355 gene encoding uncharacterized protein LOC134652355: MSPITQVPAEVPVSTAPSVTTAPTTTTTTPSSEVFRVGVRLPPFWPEEPAIWFSQVESQFDIAGITNDLTKFHYVVSQLDRQFAKEVRDIITNPPATDKYVKLKSELISRLSDTTERQIQQLLHHEELGDRKPSQFLRHLQALAAKRISDDVLRMMWTNRLPASIQTVLAGHPDATLDIIADLADRVHDIGPRCACSSQVASAGSEQPGSSGDALAREIAALRREVRAMKMDREGGRSRARNPSRSRRQSRSSTRSQSSYRKFPICWYHSRHGENASKCVQPCDYKKSGNATGSR, translated from the coding sequence ATGTCGCCCATCACACAAGTACCGGCGGAAGTGCCTGTTTCCACTGCACCATCCGTCACAACTGCGCCTACCACTACAACAACGACTCCGTCATCCGAAGTTTTTAGAGTCGGAGTTCGACTTCCACCTTTTTGGCCGGAGGAACCCGCGATTTGGTTCTCGCAGGTTGAGAGTCAGTTCGACATAGCCGGCATCACCAATGACCTGACAAAATTTCATTATGTCGTCAGCCAGTTGGATCGACAGTTTGCAAAGGAGGTCAGGGATATTATCACCAATCCACCGGCAACTGACAAATATGTTAAGCTGAAGAGCGAACTTATCAGTCGACTGAGCGATACTACCGAGCGACAGATCCAGCAACTCCTGCATCATGAAGAGCTGGGAGACCGTAAGCCTTCTCAGTTCCTGCGGCACCTGCAGGCTCTGGCAGCTAAGCGCATATCAGACGACGTTTTACGCATGATGTGGACCAACAGATTACCCGCGAGCATCCAAACTGTCCTCGCAGGGCATCCAGATGCTACGTTGGACATTATCGCAGACCTTGCTGACAGGGTCCACGACATCGGCCCACGCTGCGCTTGTTCGTCGCAAGTCGCTTCTGCAGGCTCCGAGCAGCCAGGCTCCAGCGGTGACGCCTTGGCAAGGGAGATAGCTGCGCTCAGGAGAGAGGTTCGAGCCATGAAGATGGACCGTGAAGGAGGAAGATCCCGCGCAAGGAATCCCAGCCGCTCCAGAAGGCAGAGTCGTTCCAGCACCAGGTCCCAGTCCAGTTATAGGAAATTTCCCATCTGCTGGTACCATTCTAGACATGGCGAAAACGCTAGCAAGTGCGTACAACCCTGCGACTACAAGAAGTCGGGAAATGCCACGGGCAGTCGGTAA